A genome region from Anopheles stephensi strain Indian chromosome 2, UCI_ANSTEP_V1.0, whole genome shotgun sequence includes the following:
- the LOC118503375 gene encoding vesicular integral-membrane protein VIP36: MTSTGSSRKATSSSFPTPLSVVALGFLLLLLVRHSTQQGDFNDYLKREHSLFKPYQGSGMTIPYWDFIGTTFVTNSYVRLTPDLQSKNGAIWNHVPCTSINWELQVNFKVHGKGKDLYGDGFALWYARDRLQSGAVFGSKDNFMGLAIILDTYSNHNGPHNHQHPYISAMVNNGSLSYDHDRDGTHTQVAGCEAKFRNVEFDTQISIRYENDVLSVFTDLENKNTWKECFRVEGIKLPTGYYFGASATTGDLSDNHDIISIKFHELEAPSLLAEDRRQIIPSAATFEAPREHKDDPKPGMSNVKIFFLILLSMLIVVVLVVIGIMFYQKHQENARKRFY; this comes from the exons ATGaccagcaccggcagcagTAGAAAGGCAACATCCTCCTCCTTCCCGACACCGTTGAGCGTGGTGGCATTAGGATTTCTATTGCTTCTGCTAGTCCGACACAGCACGCAGCAGGGCGATTTCAACGATTACCTGAAACGAGAGCATTCCCTGTTCAAACCGTATCAAG GATCGGGCATGACAATACCGTACTGGGATTTCATAGGCACCACCTTTGTTACAAACTCGTACGTACGGCTGACGCCGGATCTACAATCGAAAAATGGAGCCATTTGGAATCATGTG CCTTGCACTTCGATTAACTGGGAGCTGCAGGTAAACTTCAAGGTGCACGGCAAAGGAAAGGATCTGTACGGCGATGGCTTTGCGCTGTGGTACGCCCGCGATCGCCTGCAATCGGGTGCGGTTTTCGGCAGCAAGGACAACTTCATGGGACTGGCCATCATTCTTGACACGTACAGCAATCACAACGGCCCCCATAACCACCAGCATCCCTACATTAGCGCCATGGTGAACAATGGCAGCCTGTCGTACGATCACGACCGCGACGGGACGCACACGCAGGTGGCAGGATGTGAAGCCAAGTTCCGCAACGTGGAATTTGACACACAGATCAGCATTCGGTACGAGAACGACGTGTTATCCGTGTTTACCGATCTGGAGAACAAAAACACCTGGAAGGAATGCTTCCGAGTGGAAGGTATCAAACTGCCCACGGGGTACTACTTCGGTGCGTCGGCCACGACCGGCGATCTGTCCGACAATCACGACATCATCTCGATCAAGTTCCACGAGCTGGAAGCGCCGTCGCTGCTTGCGGAGGATCGCCGTCAGATCATCCCATCGGCGGCCACCTTTGAAGCACCGCGCGAGCATAAAGACGATCCGAAGCCAGGCATGTCGAATGTGAAAATTTTCTTCCTCATCCTTCTGTCGATGCTGatcgtggtggtgctggtagtGATCGGAATCATGTTCTACCAGAAGCATCAAGAAAACGCGCGAAAACGTTTCTACTAA
- the LOC118503373 gene encoding DNA replication licensing factor Mcm5 produces the protein MDGFDDVGVFFSDNFDGDQQQNSNQINLQLVKKQYREFIRTFCEANFSYKYRDTLKRNYLLGRFYLEVEIEDLAGFDESLADKLYKQPTEHLQIFEEAAREVADEITSPRPEGEEVVHDIQVLLISGANPSNIRELRSDCVSKLVKVAGIIIAASGIKAKATRISIQCRTCNNVIPNLPVNPGLEGYQLPRKCNTEQAGRPKCPLDPYFIMPDKCRCVDFQVLKLQELPDFIPQGEIPRHMQLFCNRSLCERVVPGNRVLIHGIFSIRKIARQGKRDGRDKAIIGVRAPYMRVVGITVDTEGMGAISRFNNITTEEESTFRKLAASPNVFDTLAESLAPSIFGSQDIKKAIICMLFGGSRKRMPDGLTRRGDINILLLGDPGTAKSQLLKFVEKVAPIAVYTSGKGSSAAGLTASVIRDPATRNFIMEGGAMVLADGGVVCIDEFDKMKEDDRVAIHEAMEQQTISIAKAGITTTLNSRCSVLAAANSIFGRWDDTKGDENIDFMPTILSRFDMIFIVKDEHDQQRDITLAKHVMSVHMNASKATAEPKEGEIPLAVLKKYIHYCRTHCGPRLNEQAAEKLKSQYVRLRAGVGEHERATDKRLSIPITVRQLEAIIRISESLAKMQLQPFATEAHVSEALRLFAVSTMTAASSGSLAGAEGFTSEEDTEILNRIEKQLKRRFAIGSQVSEQSIMQDFARQKYSEAAVRKVIHTLIRRGELQHRMQRKMLYRLS, from the exons ATGGATGGATTTGACGATGTCGGTGTGTTTTTCTCGGATAACTTCGATGGCGATCAGCAGCAGAACTCAAACCAAATCAATCTGCAGCTCGTGAAGAAACAGTACCGCGAGTTTATTCGTACGTTCTGCGAGGCTAATTTCTCCTACAAATATCG CGATACGTTGAAGCGCAACTACCTGCTGGGACGCTTCTATCTGGAGGTGGAGATCGAGGATCTGGCCGGGTTCGACGAGTCGTTGGCCGATAAGCTGTACAAGCAGCCGACCGAACATCTACAGATATTCGAAGAAGCTGCTCGGGAAGTAGCGGACGAGATCACCTCCCCGCGACCGGAAGGAGAGGAGGTGGTTCACGATATTCAGGTGCTGCTCATTTCTGGCGCCAATCCAAGCAACATCCGCGAGCTAAGGTCGGACTGTGTCTCCAAGCTGGTGAAGGTGGCCGGCATCATTATTGCGGCATCCGGCATCAAGGCTAAAGCGACTCGCATTTCCATTCAGTGCCGAACCTGTAACAATGTCATTCCCAATTTGCCCGTCAACCCGGGCTTGGAAGGCTATCAGCTGCCGAGGAAGTGTAACACGGAGCAGGCGGGTCGACCAAAGTGTCCGCTAGATCCGTACTTTATCATGCCAGACAAGTGCCGCTGTGTTGATTTCCAGGTGCTGAAGCTGCAGGAACTGCCCGACTTTATACCGCAGGGTGAGATCCCGCGCCACATGCAGCTGTTCTGCAACCGTAGCCTGTGCGAACGCGTTGTGCCGGGCAACCGGGTGCTTATCCATGGCATATTTTCGATCCGCAAGATCGCACGCCAGGGCAAGCGCGATGGCCGGGACAAGGCGATCATCGGTGTGCGTGCACCGTACATGCGTGTGGTAGGCATCACGGTGGACACGGAGGGCATGGGTGCGATCTCGCGCTTCAACAACATCACCACGGAGGAAGAATCCACGTTCCGGAAGCTGGCCGCTAGCCCGAACGTGTTCGACACACTGGCGGAAAGCTTGGCGCCGAGCATTTTCGGTTCGCAGGATATTAAAAAGGCGATCATTTGCATGCTGTTCGGGGGCTCTCGGAAGCGTATGCCGGACGGGTTGACACGTCGAGGGGACATCAATATACTGCTGCTAGGTGATCCCGGTACCGCCAAATCGCAGTTGTTAAAGTTCGTGGAAAAAGTTGCCCCGATCGCGGTATACACGTCCGGCAAGGGTTCCAGTGCGGCCGGTTTAACTGCCTCGGTGATCCGTGATCCGGCAACGCGAAACTTTATCATGGAGGGCGGTGCGATGGTACTGGCGGACGGCGGCGTTGTGTGTATCGACGAGTTCGACAAGATGAAGGAGGACGATCGTGTAGCGATCCACGAGGCGATGGAGCAGCAGACCATTTCGATCGCCAAGGCAGGCATTACAACCACACTGAACTCGCGGTGTTCGGTGCTGGCGGCTGCCAACTCCATCTTTGGCCGATGGGACGATACGAAGGGTGACGAAAACATCGACTTTATGCCAACCATTCTGTCCCGTTTCGACATGATCTTTATCGTGAAGGATGAGCACGATCAGCAGCGTGATATCACGCTCGCCAAACACGTGATGAGCGTGCACATGAACGCGTCGAAAGCGACCGCCGAGCCGAAGGAGGGTGAGATTCCGCTGGCCGTGCTGAAAAAGTACATTCACTACTGCCGCACGCACTGTGGCCCACGGCTGAACGAACAGGCAGCCGAGAAGCTGAAGAGCCAGTACGTGCGGTTGCGTGCCGGTGTCGGGGAGCATGAGCGTGCCACCGACAAGCGCCTGTCGATTCCGATTACGGTGCGCCAGCTGGAGGCCATCATTCGCATCTCGGAATCGTTGGCCAAAATGCAGCTGCAACCGTTTGCGACCGAGGCGCACGTAAGCGAAGCGTTGCGGCTCTTTGCCGTTTCGACGATGACGGCCGCCAGCAGTGGTTCTTTGGCCGGTGCGGAAGGATTCACCAGTGAGGAGGATACGGAAATTTTGAACCGCATCGAGAAGCAGCTGAAGCGCCGTTTCGCAATCGGTTCGCAGGTGTCGGAGCAAAGCATTATGCAGGACTTTGCGCGACAAAAGTACTCGGAGGCGGCGGTGCGCAAGGTGATCCACACGCTGATTCGGCGCGGAGAGCTACAGCATCGTATGCAGCGGAAGATGCTGTATCGATTGTCCTAA
- the LOC118503371 gene encoding uncharacterized protein LOC118503371, protein MMNSSLLPSTGNSSNSCMERYVNRYVVHQQPPAPPSHHPVHSQHLQAGTSSVAASAAGYYQQSANIHPHQHQHQHHHPHHSTHHQQSQHQQGQFVTLPTHSHPSQHPNSSLPVPQSLAHQTGATGSHGASSNYSMVGCYGAGGSVGASGWTGVPLISTAGSNRRQRKHFAGSGGVVSSNNGNHYPYQQLLPQQPQQPQQHYNLAKGTSSGPEFDENANLTRLALHAQGAPLILSNSNRYHHGHHRNHKSSSAATHQTAGSGVGSAKVVTIGSSQIQQESSTNCSSRSASIQLPQHPGLGCSVGQRRSIDGAHPSIVGGQSGGGIIKSYEAAASLELIPAAGNSSNSSASTVMSGSAMSSSVSSSSSSTSSTSSTTSTTSTEMCLPRIIKPRKRRKKDRKPNASQGTAAGGTNGGVVSAENGTDTGMCSASDEVSGGCGAGLQCLEPHLLNLGGGNNMHTMNNILLQHQQSSSMHCVPQSMEPHGGLPNVRDILSELSYIASHNPSVLFPERLTVELAKFLASSSNVPAARYSSVVQQQPPPQQQYSQLHSLLQQLQQHQHQVQQQQQLEHHQRILHAQQQQLPSQQDQHQQMLMQQHQHHLQQYLTHAQYPQQQLQSQQDQFLPQCSTALGTINSPSTGSESSDSGNGSLLCPPTAGFFFPASSERNAGFVESSSAPASNVSPSYTASVPLPEPASPSASSNCSCRLCDPFGRIWAFPMLRHSSCSSVDGFESEGGRKKNVGVIGSNRNSGAASRSTWCTTAESPSFATLNIGENVDGCLSRKGSFSDSGSDSGCDLLLSRLPGLCSTEEEEEEDDDEEEHEEQGDCVGEESDSLMSSVQNDEAYARCYRDLPWLGAIVGHQAVVGSSAGAKDDELLLMSELTKKLHETLDLVDESSSGLEASRSKKEGAGVMAPRSGSCSSSSSSTSDNSSGLGSLIGADSSSSLSPPSDAFVSFDAMSRSNLFGGKGSIGQRLLMGGDRLFDGGVECLVMDESDVRASELLKSSATNAYQMVSFKRSLSSSKCEEGLMKAGVVSVANGECATEGSCGDDVSQESNVVQFEKRNPLSLRPISVVGSLFSVNQQNSAPTGSSWISSTGSTGAGSGLVGGEQQSQQFLNEHHQPHRQPSSDGGLGEMLNCFDTFWSGGDHKQLLLTEK, encoded by the coding sequence ATGATGAACAGCAGCCTCTTACCGTCGaccggcaacagcagcaacagctgtaTGGAACGATACGTTAATCGTTATGTAGTGCATCAGCAGCCACCGGCACCTCCGTCTCATCATCCGGTGCATTCGCAGCATCTGCAAGCCGGAACGTCCTCCGTAGCAGCCTCAGCTGCTGGCTATTATCAGCAATCGGCCAACATACACCCgcatcagcaccagcaccagcaccatcatccACACCATAGCACACATCATCAGCAGTCGCAGCATCAGCAGGGACAGTTTGTTACACTGCCAACGCACAGCCATCCGTCCCAGCATCCAAATTCATCGCTGCCTGTACCACAGTCGCTTGCCCACCAGACGGGAGCAACAGGAAGCCATGGCGCATCGTCAAACTATTCGATGGTCGGATGCTACGGTGCGGGTGGATCGGTCGGTGCTAGCGGGTGGACCGGTGTTCCTTTGATATCGACCGCAGGAAGCAACAGGCGGCAGCGTAAACATTTCGCCGGAAGTGGCGGTGTGGTGTCGAGCAACAATGGCAATCACTACCCATATCAGCAGCTTCTTCCTCAGCAGCCGCAACAACCACAGCAGCACTATAACCTCGCGAAGGGGACATCTTCCGGGCCGGAGTTTGACGAAAACGCTAACCTCACCCGTTTGGCTCTGCACGCCCAAGGAGCACCGTTAATTCTGTCCAATTCCAACCGTTACCATCACGGGCACCATCGCAACCATAAATCATCATCGGCTGCCACTCATCAGACGGCCGGAAGTGGTGTTGGTAGTGCGAAAGTCGTCACTATTGGCAGCTCACAAATCCAGCAGGAAAGTTCGACAAATTGTTCGTCACGATCCGCCTCTATACAGTTGCCACAGCATCCGGGACTCGGTTGTAGCGTGGGGCAACGCCGATCGATCGACGGTGCGCATCCGTCGATTGTCGGTGGTCAATCTGGTGGCGGTATAATAAAATCGTACGAAGCCGCAGCGTCGCTCGAGTTGATCCCCGCAGCGGGCAACTCTAGCAACAGTTCGGCATCGACAGTTATGTCCGGCTCAGCGATGTCTTCATCGGTTTCGTCGTCCTCATCATCAACCTCCTCAACATCGTCCACCACTTCGACCACTTCGACGGAAATGTGCCTTCCGCGCATTATAAAGCCACGCAAGAGGCGAAAGAAGGACCGTAAGCCCAACGCCAGCCAGGGCACTGCTGCCGGAGGTACCAACGGTGGTGTTGTATCAGCCGAAAATGGGACTGATACGGGGATGTGTTCTGCGTCGGACGAGGTGAGCGGCGGATGCGGCGCTGGCTTACAGTGTCTAGAACCGCATCTGCTGAACCTGGGCGGTGGTAACAATATGCATACGATGAACAATATACTGTTGCAACATCAGCAATCCTCATCAATGCACTGTGTTCCGCAATCGATGGAACCGCACGGTGGTTTGCCGAACGTGCGAGATATTCTGAGCGAGCTGAGTTACATAGCGTCGCACAACCCGTCCGTGCTTTTCCCAGAACGTCTAACGGTGGAACTGGCAAAGTTCCTTGCGAGTAGCTCCAATGTTCCAGCGGCGAGATATTCATCCGTTGTTCAGCAGCAGCCTCCGCCGCAGCAACAGTATTCTCAGTTGCATAGTTTGTTGCAACAGCTgcaacaacatcagcatcaggtacagcaacagcaacaactggAACACCATCAGCGGATACTGCacgcacagcaacaacagttgCCAAGTCAGCAAGATCAGCATCAACAAATGCTtatgcagcagcaccagcaccatctGCAGCAGTACTTAACACACGCTCAATATCCTCAGCAACAGCTGCAGTCACAGCAGGACCAGTTCCTGCCACAGTGTAGCACAGCTCTTGGCACCATCAACAGTCCTAGCACTGGAAGTGAATCGAGCGATTCCGGCAATGGCTCTCTCCTCTGTCCACCAACTGCCGGATTTTTCTTCCCCGCCTCGTCAGAGAGGAACGCCGGGTTTGTAGAGTCATCATCTGCACCAGCATCCAACGTATCGCCGTCATATACGGCATCCGTTCCATTACCGGAACCGGCGAGTCCTTCGGCAAGTTCGAACTGCAGCTGTCGGTTGTGCGATCCGTTCGGGCGTATCTGGGCTTTCCCGATGTTGCGACACTCTTCCTGTTCTTCGGTGGATGGTTTCGAGTCGGAAGGTGGTCGTAAAAAGAACGTTGGTGTGATCGGTAGCAACCGGAACAGTGGTGCGGCTTCGCGTAGCACTTGGTGCACGACGGCCGAGTCGCCATCGTTCGCGACACTCAACATCGGCGAGAACGTTGATGGTTGTCTTTCGCGTAAGGGAAGCTTCAGTGATTCTGGGTCGGATTCTGGATGCGATCTGTTGCTCAGCCGACTTCCGGGCCTTTGCTCaacggaggaggaggaagaagaagatgacgATGAAGAGGAGCACGAAGAGCAAGGTGATTGTGTTGGTGAAGAAAGTGACAGTCTTATGTCGTCGGTGCAGAATGATGAAGCTTATGCTAGATGCTACCGTGACCTTCCGTGGCTTGGTGCGATTGTCGGCCATCAGGCGGTGGTAGGATCTTCGGCAGGGGCTAAGGACGATGAGTTGTTGCTGATGAGCGAGCTTACCAAGAAGCTGCATGAAACACTCGATCTCGTTGACGAGTCTAGCTCGGGTCTTGAGGCGTCCCGCAGCAAGAAGGAAGGTGCCGGAGTAATGGCACCTCGAAGCGgaagttgcagcagcagcagcagtagcaccagTGATAACAGCAGTGGACTGGGGAGTCTCATCGGAGCTGACTCATCGTCGTCCCTGTCACCACCGTCCGATGCTTTCGTCAGCTTTGACGCAATGTCGCGGAGCAATCTATTCGGTGGGAAGGGCAGCATCGGGCAAAGGCTGCTGATGGGTGGTGATCGCCTGTTTGATGGTGGCGTCGAGTGTCTTGTGATGGATGAGAGTGATGTGCGTGCGAGTGAGTTATTGAAAAGTTCCGCCACAAATGCTTATCAGATGGTGTCCTTTAAAAGGAGCCTAAGCAGCTCCAAGTGTGAAGAAGGTCTGATGAAAGCTGGTGTAGTGAGCGTGGCAAATGGTGAATGTGCTACCGAAGGTAGTTGTGGCGATGACGTGTCGCAGGAGAGTAATGTCGTGCAGTTTGAAAAGCGAAACCCGCTTAGCTTGCGGCCCATATCCGTTGTGGGCAGTTTGTTCTCGGTGAATCAGCAAAACAGCGCCCCAACCGGAAGTAGCTGGATCAGTAGCACTGGTAGTACCGGTGCTGGTAGCGGTCTAGTTGGCGGTGAGCAGCAGTCCCAGCAGTTCCTGAACGAGCATCATCAGCCTCACCGACAGCCATCGTCCGATGGTGGTCTCGGTGAGATGCTGAATTGCTTCGACACATTCTGGAGCGGTGGCGATCATAAGCAATTGCTGCTGACCGAAAAGTAG